Proteins encoded together in one Impatiens glandulifera chromosome 1, dImpGla2.1, whole genome shotgun sequence window:
- the LOC124928763 gene encoding acetolactate synthase 1, chloroplastic-like — MSLSVVVKSSLVNSSEEKSNTSASSAASSTNSSPAPNSFYISKSAADEPIKGSEIIVEALSRQGVTRVFNYPGGCSVDIDQALTRSKTIKNILARHEQGGVFSADGYARVSGSPGVCITSAGPGATNLLTGLQNAMFDSIPIVAITGQVPMKLIGTHAFQETPIIEITKSITKHNYQVQDVKDIPRIVKEAFFIATSGRPGPVLIDVPKDIQQAWAVPDWEQPMKLHSYISRLPQPPTSNQLEAIVRLISESKKPVLYVGGGCLDSSDELRRFVELTGIPVANTLMGIGVYPYSCDHDDDEFSLQMLGMHGTVQANYAINSCDLLLALGVRFDDRATGKVEEFARRAKIVHVDIDSSEIGKIKKPYVSVCADLKLVLIGSNKILEQSKQPKLDHFSPWRQELLQQKKKHPMKYKTFGDHTIPPQYAIEVLDELITYNDRENTIISSGVGQHQMWAAQYYKHQKPRNWVSSSGFGAMGFGLPAAIGAAIAKPDAVIVDIDGDGSLLMNIQELATLRVEKLPVKIMVLNNQYLGMVVEWENEDRLNKVANMSHTYLGNIEKEWEIFPNMLKFAEACDIPAARVSEKAEVKAAIKKMLDTPGPYLLDVIVTHQAVVRPMIPSGGSFKDIII; from the exons CTTCTTCGGCTGCCTCTTCTACTAATTCGTCACCTGCTCCGAATTCATTCTACATCTCTAAGTCCGCCGCCGATGAGCCCATAAAGGGAAGTGAGATTATCGTCGAAGCTCTCTCAAGGCAAGGCGTGACTCGTGTCTTCAACTATCCAGGCGGATGTTCAGTAGATATTGACCAAGCTTTAACTCGCTCCAAAACCATCAAAAACATCCTTGCTCGTCATGAACAAGGAGGTGTTTTCTCCGCCGATGGATACGCCAGAGTCTCAGGATCTCCAGGCGTTTGCATAACAAGCGCAGGTCCTGGCGCCACCAACCTGCTAACCGGCCTTCAGAATGCCATGTTCGATAGCATACCAATCGTCGCGATTACAGGACAGGTCCCAATGAAATTGATAGGAACCCATGCGTTTCAGGAAACGCCAATAATTGAAATAACTAAATCAATCACAAAACACAATTACCAAGTTCAAGATGTTAAGGATATTCCAAGGATTGTGAAAGAGGCTTTCTTTATTGCTACCTCCGGTAGACCTGGTCCTGTTCTTATCGATGTTCCTAAAGATATACAACAAGCATGGGCGGTTCCAGATTGGGAACAACCCATGAAATTACATAGCTATATATCGCGATTACCTCAACCTCCAACTTCAAATCAATTGGAGGCGATCGTGAGGTTGATATCAGAATCCAAGAAACCGGTTTTGTACGTTGGAGGTGGGTGTTTGGATTCAAGTGATGAACTTAGAAGATTCGTGGAGCTTACTGGAATTCCTGTTGCGAATACATTAATGGGTATCGGTGTGTATCCATATTCATGTGATCACGATGATGATGAATTCTCCCTTCAAATGCTTGGAATGCACGGTACCGTGCAAGCTAACTATGCCATCAACAG CTGCGATCTCTTGCTGGCTTTAGGCGTTCGGTTTGACGATCGTGCAACAGGAAAAGTCGAAGAATTTGCTAGGAGAGCAAAGATTGTTCACGTCGACATTGATTCATCGGAGATTGGAAAGATCAAGAAGCCTTATGTATCTGTTTGCGCGGATCTAAAACTGGTTCTAATAGGGTCAAACAAGATTTTGGAACAATCCAAACAACCTAAGCTTGATCATTTTTCTCCATGGAGACAAGAACTACTCCAACAAAAAAAGAAACATCCaatgaaatataaaacatttgGAGACCACACAATTCCTCCTCAATACGCCATTGAAGTTCTTGATGAGCTTATAACTTATAATGATCGCGAGAACACCATTATAAGCAGCGGAGTTGGTCAGCATCAGATGTGGGCAGCTCAATATTATAAGCATCAAAAGCCACGTAATTGGGTATCATCAAGTGGATTTGGAGCAATGGGTTTTGGTCTGCCGGCGGCTATAGGGGCAGCGATTGCAAAACCAGATGCAGTAATAGTTGACATTGATGGGGATGGAAGCTTGTTGATGAACATCCAAGAGCTGGCCACGTTGCGGGTGGAGAAGTTGCCGGTGAAGATAATGGTGTTGAATAATCAATACCTAGGGATGGTTGTGGAGTGGGAAAACGAAGACAGGTTGAATAAGGTTGCTAATATGTCGCATACATATCTGGGAAATATAGAGAAAGAATGGGAGATATTTCCCAACATGTTGAAATTTGCGGAGGCTTGTGATATTCCGGCAGCTCGTGTGTCGGAGAAGGCGGAGGTCAAGGCGGCGATCAAGAAGATGTTGGATACGCCTGGACCTTACCTGCTTGATGTTATTGTTACACATCAAGCGGTTGTCCGGCCAATGATACCTAGTGGTGGATCATTTAAAGATATcattatttaa
- the LOC124921410 gene encoding mitotic checkpoint protein BUB3.3, which yields MSGRCLNFENPIRDSISRIRFAPESNNLLISSWDSTLRVYDVDSSVTKVEFPAETPILDCCFQIESVAFSAASDGFIKSYDLHSGTHDNIGKHSDTVTCLEYSDETCQLISTGWDKKMMSWDTRSASHIGCFETLDAKIETISIYGLYLMAASGKSVNIYDLRDLSKSVHTKELCMETRVKCVRPIFSPQGFVAGSFDGRVTLQYHYPSNAVDTGYTFRCHPKSKDKKHLLASVNDIVFNPCLNGAFVTGDNEGYVILWNAQSKRKILELPRYPNSVASLSYNHKGQLLAVASSHTYQELNEIEDTTHIFVVEMDAEIPKEENII from the exons ATGTCAGGAAGGTGTTTGAACTTCGAAAATCCAATCCGAGACTCCATTTCCAGGATCAGATTCGCTCCAGAGTCCAACAACCTGCTCATTTCTTCCTGGGATTCC ACTCTTCGAGTGTATGATGTAGATTCTTCTGTAACAAAAGTAGAGTTTCCGGCCGAGACTCCAATTCTTGATTGCTGCTTTCAGATTGAGTCGGTTGCTTTTAGTGCTGCTTCTGATGGATTTATTAAAAG TTATGATTTGCATTCAGGAACACATGATAACATCGGGAAGCACAGTGATACTGTGACTTGTCTGGAATATTCTGATGAAACTT GCCAGTTAATCTCTACCGGATGGGACAAAAAAATGATGTCCTGGGATACAAGGTCTGCAAGTCATATTGGATGCTTTGAAACTCTAGATGCGAAGATCGAGACAATATCAATTTATGGCTTATATTTGATGGCTGCCTCTGGAAAATCAGTCAACATCTATGACTTGCGTGACTTGAGCAAATCTGTTCACACCAAAGAATTGTGTATGGAGACTAGAGTAAAGTGTGTTCGTCCAATTTTCAGCCCCCAAG GGTTCGTAGCTGGATCATTTGATGGACGGGTGACATTGCAATATCATTATCCATCAAATGCTGTTGATACAGG GTATACATTCCGTTGTCATCCGAAGTCTAAAGACAAAAAACATCTTCTAGCATCAGTAAATGACATAGTATTCAATCCTTG CTTAAATGGTGCATTTGTTACTGGGGACAACGAGGGATATGTAATACTATGGAATGCTCAAAGTAAGAGAAAAATACTAGAG CTGCCCAGATATCCCAATAGTGTGGCATCCTTATCATATAACCATAAAGGGCAACTACTAGCTGTTGCATCAAGCCACACATACCAAGAACTAAACGAAAT AGAGGATACAACTCATATATTTGTGGTTGAAATGGATGCTGAAAttccaaaagaagaaaacattatctaa
- the LOC124922726 gene encoding transcription factor bHLH167-like, producing the protein MDRKTVERNRRINMKSLFSKLTSLIPPDPHSHLSKVSHSQEEQIDRATAYINELSQNVAELKQTKERITRDKKAYVENSMSSILRPNIQLKESDSTLEVIIVSGMIRSFMLSQVIDILEDEGAEVVSANISTKGFNIFHIIHAQVKVCRIGVETSRIYQRLQQLIIT; encoded by the exons atggacagGAAAACAGTAGAAAGGAATAGGAGGATCAACATGAAATCTCTCTTCTCAAAGCTCACCTCTCTTATCCCACCTGACCCTCATTCCCATCTCTCCAAG GTTTCTCATTCACAAGAAGAGCAAATAGATCGAGCAACTGCATACATCAACGAATTGAGTCAAAATGTGGCGGAACTAAAGCAAACAAAAGAGCGAATTACCCGGGATAAAAAAGCTTATGTTGAAAACTCAATGTCAAGTATTTTAAGGCCAAATATACAGTTAAAAGAGTCGGATTCTACCTTGGAAGTGATAATTGTAAGTGGAATGATAAGGAGCTTTATGCTTAGTCAAGTTATTGACATTCTTGAAGATGAAGGAGCTGAGGTTGTTAGTGCTAACATTTCTACAAAGGGTTTCAACATCTTTCACATTATTCATGCTCAG GTAAAGGTTTGTAGGATTGGTGTGGAGACTTCAAGGATATACCAAAGATTGCAGCAGTTGATCATCACTTGA